The Pseudanabaena sp. BC1403 nucleotide sequence CCTACCGCGATCGCCGCAAGAAGAAGCGTGATTTCCGTAGTCTCTGGATTACCCGCATTAATGCTGCGGCTCGCCAACAAGGTTTGAGCTATAGCAAGTTTGCAGGGTTGCTGAAGAAATCTAATATTGAGATCAATCGTAAGATGCTTTCTCAGATTGCGATTCTTGATCCTGATGCTTTTACCGCTATCGTGGAAAAAGCAAAAGCGATTGTTTAAAAACAAAAAAGAAAAAAGCGGCGCTTAGCGCCGCT carries:
- the rplT gene encoding 50S ribosomal protein L20, producing the protein MTRVKRGNVARKRRNKVLKLAKGFRGSHSKLFRTANQQVMKALRNAYRDRRKKKRDFRSLWITRINAAARQQGLSYSKFAGLLKKSNIEINRKMLSQIAILDPDAFTAIVEKAKAIV